ATTCCTCGCCGCGTTGATGCGGGTCGGCGTCTCGCGCGTACCGGCTTCGTGGGTCGTGTTCGCCGTGGCCTTCGCGGGCACGGTCGCCCATGTCGCCTCCGCCGCCGCCTACATCATCCTCGTGCCGCTCGGCGGTCTGGCCTTCCGCGCGGTGGGCCGCTCGCCGATCCTCGGCATCGTGGTCGCGTACACCGCGATCGCCTCCGGGTACGACGCCAGCCCGCTGCCCACGCCCAACGACGCCATCTTCGCGGGCATCACCACGGCCGCCGCGCAGATCGTCGGCGGGGACGGCGCGTACGTGTCGCCGCTGAGCAACTGGTTCTTCAACATCGCCTCCTCGTTCCTGCTCGCCGTCGTGATCACGCTGGTGACCAAGTACGTGCTCAGCAAGCGGCCCGACCTGGACGCCGATCCGGACGCCGACCTGGACGACCTGGGCCAACTCACCCTCAGCGACCGGGAACGCTCCGCGCTGCGCCGCGCCGTGTGCACGCTGCTCGCGGCCGTCGTGGTCCTGACGGCGGCGCTTCTGCCGACCTCCTCCCCGCTGCGGGGCGACGGCGGCAGCATCGTGGAATCCCCCTTCCTGGACGGCATCGCGGCCGTCGTCGCCTTCCTCTTCGGACTGGTGGGCATCGTCTACGGCCTGCGCTCCGGCTCGATCAAGAAGGCCGCCGACGTACCGAGGCTGATGGGCGAGGGCATCAAGCAGATGGCGCCCGTGCTGGTGCTCTTCTTCGCGATCGCCCAGTTCCTCGCGTACTTCGACTGGACCCACCTGGGCGATGTGCTCGCGGTCAGGGCGGCGGAGGCGCTCCAGTCCAGCGGACTGCCGATCGTGGTGGTCTTCCTGCTGATCCTGCTCCTGCTGACGCTGGTGAACGTGATGGTGACCAGCGGTTCGGCGATGTGGGCACTGGCGGCGCCGGTGCTCGTCCCGATGCTGATGCTGGTGAGTGTGCCGGCGGAGACGACGCAGGCGCTGTTCCGGATCGCGGACTCCGGGTCCACGGCCATCACCCCGATGAGCCCGTACTTCATCATGGCGCTCGGCTTCCTCCAGCGGTACCGGAAGAGCGCGGGCATCGGCACGCTCGCCTCGTACACGCTGCCGCTCGCCGTCGTGATGACGGTGGCCTGGACGCTGCTGTTCCTGGCGTGGTGGGCGTTCGGTATACCGCTGGGTCCGGGAGCGCCGGTGCGCTGATCGCAGGCCAGGCCGGCCCCGCCCGTACGCAGGATGGCCCCGCCCGCGTACAGGCGGGGCCACCGCTTTCAGGCGCTACCGGCGCGCGGCCGGTTCGGACGGCGCGGCCGGGGCCGGGGCGTAGCCCGTCGGGCGGGCCGTGAACGTGCCACGGCCCCGCGTGCGGCTGCGCAACCGCGTCGCGTAGCCGAACAGTTCGGCCAGCGGCACCGTCGCGGTGACCACGGCCGTACCCGCCCGTGCCGTCGAGCCCGAGACCCGGCCGCGCCGGGCCGCCAGGTCGCCGAGCACCCCGCCGACGGCGTCGTCGGGGACGGTCACGGTGACCTCGACCACCGGTTCCAGCAGCACCATCGTGCCGGCCCGCAGTGCCTCGCGGAGCGCGAGCCGTCCCGCCGTACGGAACGCCATCTCCGACGAGTCCTTCGGATGGGTCGCCCCGTCGGTCAGGGTGACCCGTACCCCGGTCACCGGGTGACCGCCGAGCGGCCCCTCGGCGAGCGCGTCCCGGCAGCCGGCCTCGACCGCCCGTACGTACTCCTGCGGCACGCGTCCGCCGACGACGGCCGACCGGAACTCGAAGCCGCCCCGGTCGTCCGGAGCCGCCGCCTCCAACGGCTCGGTGTCGAGGACGACATGCGCGAACTGCCCGGCGCCGCCGTCCTGTTTGACGTGCCGGTACACCAGCCCCGACACCCCGCGCCCGACCGTCTCCCGGTAGGCCACCTGCGGCCGGCCGACTCCGACGTCCAGCCCGTGGGCGCGGCGGATCTTCTCCACCGCGACCTCCAGGTGCAGCTCACCCATTCCCGACAGCACCGTCTGGCCGGTCTCGGAGTCGGTCCGTACGGCCAGCGAGGGATCCTCCTCGACCAGCCGTACCAGCGCCGTCACCAGCCGGTCGATGTCGGTGCGTCTGCGCGCCTCGACGGCGACGGAGACCACCGGATCCGCGACCGCCGGCGGTTCGAGGACCAGGGGAGCCGACGGCAGGCACAGGGTGGCACCCGCGCGGGCGGCCTTCACCCCGATCACGGCGACGATGTCCCCGGCGACCGCCCGGTCCACCTCCGCGTGACGATCGGCCTGGACCCGCAGGATCCGGCTGATCCGTTCCGTACGCCGCGTGCCCACGTCCAGCACCGCCTCTCCCTTTCCGACCGTTCCCGAATAGACCCGCAGATACGTCAGCCGGCCCGTGGAGGTCGAGTTGACCTTGAACACCAGCGCCGCGAACGGCCCCGCCGGGTCGGCGGCCCGCTCCTGCTCCTCGCCGCCCAGCGTGCCGCGCACCGCCGGTACGTCCAGCGGCGACGGCAGATAGGCGACGACCGCCTCCAGCAGCGGTTCGATCCCGCGGTTGCGGTACGCCGAACCGCACAGCACCACGACACCCTCGCCGGTACGGGTCAGGTCACGCAGCGCGGTGGCCAACGTCCTTGCGGAGAGCGTCGATTCCGCGCAGAACTCTTCCAGCGCGAGAGGATGCAGCTCCGCGACCGCCTCCTCCAGCACCCGGCGGCGCCGCAGCGCCTCCGCCACCAGGGAGCCGGGCACGGGGCCCTCCTCGTAGGAGTCGGTGGCGCCGCCCGACCAGAGATGCGCGCGCATCCGGAGCAGGTCCACCACACCGGTGAAGCCGTCCTCGCTGCCGATCGGCAACTGCACCACCAGCGGCGCCGGATGCAGCCGCCGGCGGATCGATTCGACGGCCGCGTCGAGATCGGCCCCGGCGCGGTCCAGCTTGTTGACGAACGCGATCCGGGGCACGCCGTGCCGGTCCGCCTGCCGCCACACCGACTCACTCTGCGGCTCGACCCCCGCGACCGCGTCGAACACCGCGACGGCGCCGTCGAGTACGCGCAGCGAACGCTCCACCTCGTCGGCGAAGTCGACGTGGCCCGGCGTGTCGATGAGGTTGATCCGGTGGCCGTTCCAGGCGCAGCTGACGGCCGCGGCGAAGATGGTGATGCCGCGGTCGCGCTCCTGGGAGTCGAAGTCCGTGACGGTCGTGCCGTCATGGACCTCGCCACGCTTGTGGGTGGTGCCGGTGAGGTAGAGGATCCGCTCGGTGACGGTGGTCTTGCCGGCGTCCACATGGGCGAGGATGCCCAGGTTCCGGACGGCGGTGAGCGGGTTGGTGAGCGCGGTGGTGGGTTGACCGGGTTGACGGTGCAGATCGGTACGCACGGCCCGTGGCCTTTCGGGTGATCAGGGGAAAAGGGCGACGCGATTGCCGGGACGAACCACACCGACGCGCGAGAACGCTCCTGGGCGAAGCCCGGCGGAGCCGCACGCGCGACGGACTGACGGCGTGTCAGATGTTCGTCGCGGACATCGTCCGGGACCGGCCGCGCAGCCGGCGCCGGGCGCCGCGAGACACCAGGATCACCTCGTACCGTGCCGGGGGAACGACAACAGCGGTGCGGTAGCGCACGGCCGGTCTCCCCTCACTGGTCACGGAGCGCGCGCCACGACAGTGTGTGCGGCGCGCGATGTCGAGGTGAGTGTACTGAGAGGGGTGCGGCGACCGCACCGCCTTTTTGACAGTCAAGGCTGCCGGGTCCCGTACGTTCATCGTCGGCAATTTCCCTTCGGTCTTCGGTTCATGACGCGGATCGGTCAATAATTTCCAGTTCCCTGTCTTGCCGGTGGACAGTCATGTCCCTACGTTGGGGGCCGCACCGTACGACGTACCCCGCATGCCGCCGCATGCCGCTCTTCCCCGCACCTCCACACACAGAGCCGATTGCGAGGAACCCCGTGGCACTTTCCAGACGCACCGTCATCGCGTCCGCGATAGCCGGCGCCGGAGCGGCGGCAGGTCTGGCCGCACAGGCCGGGACCGCACAGGCGGCCGCCTCTCCGCCCGGAGACGTCGTCGGCAAGATCACCGTCGGCTACCAGGGCTGGTTCGCCTGCTCAGGCGACGGCGCGCCGATCAACGGCTGGTGGCACTGGTCGCAGAACTGGGGCCAGTCCCCGTCCCCGGGCAACACCGCGATCGTGAGCTGGCCGGACGTACGCGACTACACCCACACCTACCGGACTGCCTACCCGGCGCTCGGCAACGGGCAGCCCGCGTCGCTGTTCTCCTCGTACGACCAGCAGACCGTCGACACGCACTTCTCGTGGATGCGGCAGCACGGCATCGACACCGCCGCCCTCCAGCGCTTCAACCCCAACGGCGGCGAGGGCCCCACGCGCGACGACATGGCGGTGAAGGTACGGAGCTCGGCGGAGAAGTACGGGCGCAAGTACTACATCATGTACGACGCCACCGCCTGGACGAACATGCAGCCGGAGATGAAGGCGGACTGGCTCGCCAAGATGAAGGCGAACACCGAGTCCCCGGCCTACGCCCGGCAGAACGGCAAACCGGTGGTCGGCATCTGGGGCTTCGGCTTCAACGAGCCCAACAAGACCTGGTCGGCCGCCGTGTGTCTGGACGTCGTCAACTGGTTCAAGGCGCAGGGGTGTTACGTGATGGGCGGCGTGCCCACGCACTGGCGCAGGGGCATCGAGGACTCACGGCCCGGGTACATGGACGTGTACCTCGCCTTCGACATGCTCTCGCCCTGGATGGTCGGCCGGATCGGGGACATCGCGGGCGCCGACAACTTCTACGCCAACGTCAACACACCCGACCAGGCCCACTGCGACGCGAACGGGATCGACTACCAGCCCTGTGTCCTGCCCGGCGACCTCCAGTCCGGGCACCGGGCGCACGGCGACTTCATGTGGCGGCAGTTCTACAACATGTGCCGGATCGGCGTGCAGGGCATCTACATCTCGATGTTCGACGAGTACAACGAGGGCAACCAGATCGCCAAGACCGCCGAGACCTCCGCCCAGGTCCCGGTGGGTTCCGGCATCAGGGCGCTGGACGAGGACGGCACGGCCTGCTCGGCGGACTACTACCTGCGGCTCACCGGAGACGGGGGCCGGATGCTCAAGGGCCAGCTGGCGCTGACCCCGACCCGCCCGACACCGCCCGTCGTCGGCGGCGGGAACCCCGACCCGCCGACCGGCGACCTGGCCCTGCGCAGAGCGGCGAGTGCGAGCAGCCAGACGCAGAGCTACGGGCCGGGCAACGCCGTCGACGGCAACGCGGACAGCTACTGGGAGGGCGCCAACAACGCGTTCCCGCAGTGGATTCAGATCGACCTCGGCTCCGCCCTGCCGGTACGAAGGCTCGTCCTGTCGCTGCCGCCGAACCCCGCCTGGGGCGCCCGCACCCAGACGCTGTCCGTCCTCGGCTCCACGAACGGGACCAGCTTCGCGACGCTGAGCGCACCGGCGGCCCGCGTCTTCGACCCGGCGAGCGGGAACACGGCGACGGTCACCCTCGCGTCGCCGGCGTCCGCCCGGTACGTACGGGTGCAGATCACCGGCAACACCGGCTGGCCGGCGGGCCAGTTGTCCGGACTGAGCGTCTACGCGGAGTGAATCCCCGCGGTGACTGATCGGCGGCCCGGACCCGGGAATCCCGGGTCCGGGCCCACGCCTCAGAGCAGCCGCAGAGTCGTCGCCGATACGCCGACGTGGACCGTCTGGCCCCAGGTCAGCGTCAGCGCGTCCGACTCCATGCCGTCGCCGAACGCGATCAGACGGTCCGACTCGACCGTCAGGCGCAGCCGTTCGCCCGGCGTGAGTGCGCCCGCCACCAGCGAGGTTCCGGTCGTCGGCGAGGGCCAGGCCTCTCGTACGAACCAGAGCAGCCGGCGGTCGGCGGGTCCGGGGAGTGCGAGCGTGCTGCCGCGTTCCTGCCACAGGGAGCGCAGCCAGCCGGTGGCGCCGGTACCGGTGCCGACGAGCACGCCCGACGACGCCTGGGCCTCGGGCGTCGGGACCTGGCCGTCGGAGCTCAGCCGGTAGCGGACCGTCTGGTGGCCCGCGGGACCGAGGCAGATCTCGTTGAGCGCGAGCAGCCGCTGGCTGTCGTCCGCGACGGCTTCCACCATGGTGAGTTCATCGGCCCCGCCGCGTACGGTGACGGCGGACCTCAGGAGCGTGGCCGCGTCCGGGGCGCGATGGCGGACCAGCACGCCCGGGTTCCGGCCGGGATCGGTGTCGATGCCCAGCACCGGTTGTCCCGCGAGGTACTTGGCGGCGTTCGCGACCAGCCCGTCCTGGCCGACCACGACCACGACGTCCTCCGGACCGAAGAGGAACCGGTCCAGGTCCGCGCGTTCGACGCGGCTCTGCCGCCATCGGTGGGGCACGGCGGCCGCCACATCGGTGAGCGCCTGCCGCGTGCGGTGGTGCCGCTCGGCGACCTCACGGATGTCCCGGTCACGGGAGGAGAGGAAGAAGGCCGCCTGACCGTGGGTGCCGTGCCGGGCGAGCAACTCCTCGTACTCCGTGGTGCGGTGGACGAGTACCGCCCGCGGCGCGAGCGTCACCCCCGCTCCTCGCCCTGCCGTTGACCGCCCTGGCGCCCAAGTGTGGCCAGCAGGCCGGTCAGTACGTCGGGGGAGAGCGTGACGCTGTCGATCCGGGGCAGATTCGCGGCGAGCCGGTCGACGGCCAGCGCGCGCAGCGTCGCCTCGTCCGACTCGCCGTGCACCCGCAGCCAGTCGGCCCGTGCCGCCGCCCGTGCCTCGCCGGTCCTGCGGGCCGCTTCGGCGTCGGCGGTGGCCAGCCGTACGCGCCGCTCCGCCTCGGCCTCCGTACGCACGGCATCCGCCGCCGCGCTCTCCTCGGCCTCGCGTCGGGCGTTGGTGCCGCGCTGCTCGACCAACTGCTCCTCCTGGCGGGCCAGTTCGATCTGGCTGGCGAGTTCGTTCTCCGCGATGGCCCGCTCCCGCTGCACCGCGACGGCGCGGCGCTCGTACGTCGCCCGGTCCGCCTCCTGCTGGATCTGCTCGCGCGCGGGCGTGCGCAGCGCGCGTTCCACCTCCGCCTCCGGGCGGACGGCGACGACCCGTACCGTCACGACCTCCAGGCCGGTCGCGGGCAGCCGGGGCTCGGCCGCCAGCCCGCCGTCGATCCGGTCGCGTACGGCGGCGACTCCGTCGGACAGCGCGGCGGCCAGCGGCGTACGGGCCAGGACGTCGAGCGCGTGCTGCTGGGCCGTCTCGGTGAGCAGGGTCGCGATCTGTTCGAGCGGGGCGCCCCGCCAGACGCCCGTGTCCGGGTCGAGGGAGAAGTCGAGCCGCGCCGAGGCGAGGGCGGGATCGCTGATCCGGTACGTCACGGTGGCCTGGACGGTGACGTCCTGGAAGTCGGCGGTGCGGGCATGGAACGCCATCGCCAACTCCCGGTCGTTGACGGGGACTTCGGAGAGCGCGGCGGACAGTGCCCGGAACCAGAAGCTGATCCCGGGACCGTCGTGGACGAGCCGGCCCCGCCGGTGGTGACGGATATGGGCGGTGGGGGCGGACCGGAGATGGCGCCGGCCGAGGCGCTTGGTGATGTCAGCCATGATGACCTCTTCTCGTCGGTGTGACGATATCGAGGAGATGGTTATATCGTCAACCTGACGAAAGTGCTGGACAAGCCCTCTCCCCCCGGCCGTGACCGGCCGGGGGGAGAGGGAAGAGGACCTCCGGAGACGGGACTTCTACAACAGGTCCTACGCCTGGGGCTCGATCCAGATGTTGCGGTAACGCACCTTGTTGCCGTGGTCCTGGAGCCGGATGGCTCCCGTCGCCGTGGTCTCCGGCGCGCCGTTACCGGTCGGACCGTCGACCGCG
The nucleotide sequence above comes from Streptomyces sp. NBC_01716. Encoded proteins:
- a CDS encoding AbgT family transporter; the encoded protein is MSTQNPAPPGTPGTPGETPAEPRLPLIIRAMGVIERAGNALPHPFWLFWILSGILAVISAVLAAADVSVVSPADDKTVTVQNLLSGDGLAMAVSTMIENFATFPPMATIVVVIMGVAVAERSGFLAALMRVGVSRVPASWVVFAVAFAGTVAHVASAAAYIILVPLGGLAFRAVGRSPILGIVVAYTAIASGYDASPLPTPNDAIFAGITTAAAQIVGGDGAYVSPLSNWFFNIASSFLLAVVITLVTKYVLSKRPDLDADPDADLDDLGQLTLSDRERSALRRAVCTLLAAVVVLTAALLPTSSPLRGDGGSIVESPFLDGIAAVVAFLFGLVGIVYGLRSGSIKKAADVPRLMGEGIKQMAPVLVLFFAIAQFLAYFDWTHLGDVLAVRAAEALQSSGLPIVVVFLLILLLLTLVNVMVTSGSAMWALAAPVLVPMLMLVSVPAETTQALFRIADSGSTAITPMSPYFIMALGFLQRYRKSAGIGTLASYTLPLAVVMTVAWTLLFLAWWAFGIPLGPGAPVR
- the fusA gene encoding elongation factor G, which gives rise to MRTDLHRQPGQPTTALTNPLTAVRNLGILAHVDAGKTTVTERILYLTGTTHKRGEVHDGTTVTDFDSQERDRGITIFAAAVSCAWNGHRINLIDTPGHVDFADEVERSLRVLDGAVAVFDAVAGVEPQSESVWRQADRHGVPRIAFVNKLDRAGADLDAAVESIRRRLHPAPLVVQLPIGSEDGFTGVVDLLRMRAHLWSGGATDSYEEGPVPGSLVAEALRRRRVLEEAVAELHPLALEEFCAESTLSARTLATALRDLTRTGEGVVVLCGSAYRNRGIEPLLEAVVAYLPSPLDVPAVRGTLGGEEQERAADPAGPFAALVFKVNSTSTGRLTYLRVYSGTVGKGEAVLDVGTRRTERISRILRVQADRHAEVDRAVAGDIVAVIGVKAARAGATLCLPSAPLVLEPPAVADPVVSVAVEARRRTDIDRLVTALVRLVEEDPSLAVRTDSETGQTVLSGMGELHLEVAVEKIRRAHGLDVGVGRPQVAYRETVGRGVSGLVYRHVKQDGGAGQFAHVVLDTEPLEAAAPDDRGGFEFRSAVVGGRVPQEYVRAVEAGCRDALAEGPLGGHPVTGVRVTLTDGATHPKDSSEMAFRTAGRLALREALRAGTMVLLEPVVEVTVTVPDDAVGGVLGDLAARRGRVSGSTARAGTAVVTATVPLAELFGYATRLRSRTRGRGTFTARPTGYAPAPAAPSEPAARR
- a CDS encoding discoidin domain-containing protein, translated to MALSRRTVIASAIAGAGAAAGLAAQAGTAQAAASPPGDVVGKITVGYQGWFACSGDGAPINGWWHWSQNWGQSPSPGNTAIVSWPDVRDYTHTYRTAYPALGNGQPASLFSSYDQQTVDTHFSWMRQHGIDTAALQRFNPNGGEGPTRDDMAVKVRSSAEKYGRKYYIMYDATAWTNMQPEMKADWLAKMKANTESPAYARQNGKPVVGIWGFGFNEPNKTWSAAVCLDVVNWFKAQGCYVMGGVPTHWRRGIEDSRPGYMDVYLAFDMLSPWMVGRIGDIAGADNFYANVNTPDQAHCDANGIDYQPCVLPGDLQSGHRAHGDFMWRQFYNMCRIGVQGIYISMFDEYNEGNQIAKTAETSAQVPVGSGIRALDEDGTACSADYYLRLTGDGGRMLKGQLALTPTRPTPPVVGGGNPDPPTGDLALRRAASASSQTQSYGPGNAVDGNADSYWEGANNAFPQWIQIDLGSALPVRRLVLSLPPNPAWGARTQTLSVLGSTNGTSFATLSAPAARVFDPASGNTATVTLASPASARYVRVQITGNTGWPAGQLSGLSVYAE
- a CDS encoding SPFH domain-containing protein, which translates into the protein MADITKRLGRRHLRSAPTAHIRHHRRGRLVHDGPGISFWFRALSAALSEVPVNDRELAMAFHARTADFQDVTVQATVTYRISDPALASARLDFSLDPDTGVWRGAPLEQIATLLTETAQQHALDVLARTPLAAALSDGVAAVRDRIDGGLAAEPRLPATGLEVVTVRVVAVRPEAEVERALRTPAREQIQQEADRATYERRAVAVQRERAIAENELASQIELARQEEQLVEQRGTNARREAEESAAADAVRTEAEAERRVRLATADAEAARRTGEARAAARADWLRVHGESDEATLRALAVDRLAANLPRIDSVTLSPDVLTGLLATLGRQGGQRQGEERG